The window AGTTTGAAATGCACCCGGAAATGGACGCCGAAACCGCGGCAGAGGTGAGGACGTGTTGCTTCATTGCACCGAAACAACCAGACACCTCAAGTAACTGTCGCCCGTGTTTGCAAGCTAACGCCCttacatttctaattttaatttattaatatCACATGATTGCAGATGTTTTGGATGTCACGATGAATTATTACCCTCCCTTTTGTGTATTCCAAAAGTATTTGGTTCACAAACGGACAGTATTGCTTGATTGCCTAATGTTAGCTTTATGAGTTTATCTGCTAGCTCAAAGATATTATCAATAGAtcaaagttattattattagttgttACTCTGAATCATGTGGCCTCGGCAGTCGGTCGCCCCGTGGAAGACGGCGCAGTGGAAAGATTCATGAGATAtgaagggattttttttgttggtttaaaaaaatgatctaaggcaggggtgtcaaactcatttttctcgcgggccacattgttgttccggtttcccttagagggccattattatgactgtggaacaaaaatatttaatcatctcgtcatatttacatcatcaatttatgaattagttttggaatcagaaatcaagggtgatgtgtttttcaactattcacgtttggtaacacaaaaatgcttgtaatatttcaacttttatgatatatgacaatttgaagttttggtacagattttttacaagaatcatggacatTGACTCTCTAGATTTggtttcgcgggccacataaaatcatgtggtgggccagatctcaCCCCcagtccttgagtttgacacctgtgcactaaGAATATCGGATCTCCCTACCTGAAGATTAAATTCTTAGACTTTGTTTCTCCATGTAATACAGGATATGCTACCAGGTGAACCTGAGCCAACtgaagctggagcccatcaagAAGTGATGCCAGGTAAGGAGGAACCAGAACCGGAGGCTGCGTCAGAGGCGGAAGCCGAAGATCCTGCTGAAGGAGAATCTCCACCAGAGGCTAATGCAGAAGACGGAGCAGAGGCTCCTGCCGAAGGGGAAGAAGAGGGAGCACCACAAGGAGGAGACGAGGTGGCAGCTGACCCAGAACTAGATCCTGTAGCCGAAGAAGAAACAGACGCTGCGGGGGAACCAGAGCCAGAGGCTACCCTAGAACCAGAGGCCGAACAAGAGCCAGAAGCGGCAGCTGAACCACAACCAGAAGCTGAACCAGAACCTGCAGCAGAACCAGCAGCTGAACCAGAACCAGAGCCGGAGGCTGCAGAAGAACCAGCAGCTGAGCCAGGACCAGAGGCTCCAGAAGAACCAACAACTGAACCACAACCAGATACTACTGCCGCAGAAGAAGCGGAAGCAGAGGCTCCTGAGTCGGAAACAGAACCCTCAACCCAAGGTGATTTGGAACGTCTTCCCACCCCGTGATGATGTCTGGAGTCTCCTGTTCCAAAGACCCTGGAACGTATAAATGTCGAAATGTCATCTGCTCAAGTACTTAAACGAGATCATTTGAGCTTTTCCCTAACCGGGTCAAAGTTGCGATCCCTGCCATTCTTATCAGCCGAGGCTAATTGTCCATCTCCTGCTTGCCATCCCCTCCTCAAGGTCCTGCAGACGGTCTAGAAGATCCGGAATCTGCGCAAGACGTTGCCGACGTCGACGAAGACCCTTCTGCTAGCGCTGATGCGTCTCATGTCCACGAAGAGGTCAGTTCACGTTGATTCTTGATTCTCCGGCGAATACCTTACCTCAGTCATTCAATGGAAATCCCAGATTCCATTCCGCCGCCATCCAAGAGTCCACAtgctaaataaaacattttcacagcacGGATCCGACGATGAAGGCGCAGTAGGAGCCAACGCAGCTGCGCCACACGATGAGTCGGCGCACGCGGAGATGGACGTCGACACCGAAATCGAAGCCCGCGTCCCTTCAGGTGAGCGTGTATCATAAGAATAATGAATAATACACGTTCACGTCTGCTACGTGTAGTAGCGTTTTGTATTCATGAGGCTTTTGTACAAAAGGTAACAACATAAATTGAAAGTGGAATTGCTTGTGGTACTACTATCTCTGAATACTAGCGGGCGCTGGCGGGGGTCTAGCTCCATCGTCTTGACGACTGGTATTTTCCATCCCATAAGCGTGGCCTCCAAAACAAATACCGTACTGAGCGTACCTGattttaagcctcacccagctaggaaataccatttggtacatacataagccacacctgtgtaaaacccgcaagtgcccacattgaaacacaagatatttacaaagaaagacggtacacagaaagagtttgcaaaattttaataccttagcctatcttaacatagcaaaaacatGGTAGCAAGAGCAggagtggtaaaaaaaacaacaaaaaaaaacccagttgCGTCAGCTTTCCAGTAGCAACAGGGCCGGttcaaaaaaacatacttaaatcactgagacgtggcagtaacacaacagcaagcgctagcacagtgctaacagggccgattaaaaaaaaaaaaaaaaaccatgccagtaaaaatcactgagacacggcagtaacacagcagcaacaagctagcgcagcgctaacagggccagttaaaaaaaacataccactaAAAATCactactgagacacggcagtaacacagcagcaacacgctagcacagcaaaaacgctagcgcagcgctaacaaggccggttgaaaaaaaaaaaaacaaaaaacataccggtgaaagtcacttcctcggcacatatattccaccggtctcactcttaccttttccgctcgagtgcccccctttgtggccattagaaaaatacacaaattatccacatcaccgcataaaccgcagggttgaaagcgtgtgaaaaaggttgcggctcataggccggaaattatggcacATAAATGCCATACCTCAGTTCATTGTTTACTTAAATAAACAACGGCGTCACCTCAAATGGACGCCTTCTTTTTAAAAGTAACTAGTGCTCCCACAAAATGGTTCTAATTGCCTTTACTATGACACGCTACGTGTACAGCAgacatggcatctgtaaagctgaaagGAAACCGTGTCGGTGTTTAGACACAAACCAGGCCGGAATTGGACTCTGTACACTTGATGTCGTCTAATCAATGCAGAAATGTAATAACGTCTATTTATTGCCGAtactatcatttttattttgcccaTGTATTTGTCCGTGTCGTTCTTTTGGAATCGCTGCATCATTTTTTCCCAGCGCGTGCTTTTGGAACGCGACCCCGGTTAATATCCACAGAACAAATCCAAAAATGTTACATAATCGTTATTTTTGACGCGTGTCCAGTTCTCACGGCAACTCCCAAATTACCTCGACGGCTGTGAAACGGGTGGCTTGCGGTCAATTTCCCTTGAATCGGGGAGCGGTCACGTTAGCGAGCGAGAAACCTCCCGGATAAACCTCAGTGCGACTATTAATCGCAGCGGAGGTCTCGCCCTTCATTTGTCTGCACAAgcctggtatttttttttttcattattattattttaatctgCCCACGTTTGAATCATCGCCTTTTCCTAATTCCACTCCTTCATCTTACTTCAGCCTTTATTCATCTGTTAAATATTAgcaacccatccattttcttttgccgcttatcctcacgagggttgcggggaacactgaagcctatcccagctgtcgacggggaggaggcggggccctgaactggttgccagccaatcgcagtgcacatagagacaaaaaaaacacaatcacacctacatgcaatttttttttttttttttttttttgggatgtgggaagaaaaccccgagaaaactcacgcaggcgcggggagaacatgcaaactccacacaggcggggccgggatcgaactcgggtcctcagaactgcgaggccaacgctttaccagctgattccaTTGTGCCGCCCTAATGTACATAATTTATAGTTATTAGTTTTCCCCTTCAGAAAGTTATGGAAATAGTGATATATTTCCCCGAAGGTCCAAACTTTTGCCACAAGAAAACCTTTAACTGTACTGACAATGCTTCCATTATTTCTTTATCAATTTTAATTTCACATAGACCGAGTCGccatgatgttttgttttttttgtgtgcaacttttaaaaatgtattatcttATTCATGACAGAATGTCACTATAACACCAAATGGTACCAGTTTGAAGTATCGTTTTTTTTAggtaaattatttttgaattatttcaaaatcaaaaataggtAATAAGTTAACACTGATTTTAACCTTtgtcaatcttttcagctagtattcaatacaaataccaatatttaaataaatgacccctggttttacacaaacgtattcattaactatgattgggggaaaaaaagagggcgGAGTTATCTCCacagaacgtacacggaagcgattgcggctacGCTTAACTTCCGTAAACATCTGCGAcagacgttttgttttttttgaacacggatttttctcaaatgagccaacttggcattcaAAATAAACGACGCtacgtggaaaaaaatagattaacTCAGCACAGAGGACCCGTCCGTATTTAAtaccgaaatcgatgttttcgccgataagaaattggactgttaattggcttccgcttgtcttggacaactggaaccacgcgtggatctggtgagaaaggcgtcgagatttacacggaagtgTTTGAAAGcctagaaaagtctggacgcgtatgAATATGGTTCtcgtcaggaataaatcccacaaagtgacggttttgacggctcgtgaacgcggaagcgtgttcggtcacacgttaaccttttccgcgatccatcaatcttttcaactagtattcaatacaaataccaatatttaaatgaatgacccctggttttacacaaactcgtattcattaacaatgattgagaggaagaaaaaaaaagagggcggagtcctctccacggaacgtacacggaagcgattgcggctacacttaacctccgtaaacctctgcgacagacatttttttgaacacgcattgttctcaaatgagccaacttgacatcataaatactttttggtcatttgagattgagaataataatccctacctgaaatgaagcgtgTGCGTAGTTTGGGCACtgcaaaaaactgcaaaattctCTTATAAAAGGATGATTTTACGTATGAGTCATCCATTTTTGCCCTCTTATTAGTTGGGTGTAATTACTTTTAACGGAGTGATACCGGCGTGTGTCACGGTTTTCTCGTGTCTCACACGGAGCAGACATAGCGAGTTTTTCCCCAACCTCCAGTTTTAGTGCGATGGTTGGTGGATGTCGTGCGGTCTTTCCTGGACGGACATCAACCGATGAGACCGAGACGATGCATTCCAACGCGGATCCCGAGGGAAAGTCGCTTTCCCGTCCGAGACTGGATTCGACCGTGCGAAACCGAAAATGGAGCGATCACGTGCAGTAAATCATACGCTAACTTCCTTCTACCTTGACCTGGCCTCCCCGACGCCGATCACGGTATATAAATCTTTCAGGGTTTTCCCCGATGAGCGAGGTTATAACGTGTTGCCGCTGTCAGATAATatcttaaaatgtaaaatgcgtGTCATCGCCAGTTCACGCAATCGCCGTCAACGCCCTTTCCTGCTATTGTTACGGGCTCGTTGTTGAGCACGGCCCCTGCGAGGCGTTTACTTATAGCCGTGGGGGGAATGACACGATGACGGACGGGCTGGGGTTTCCATGGCGACGGTGGGAAGAGACTCCATCGTGTTGTCGGAGTCGgggaaggaggtggggggggggcatctggaCAATATCCCACTCGGGTGGAGATGGATGAAAAGCGAGCTGCGGGGATTAATTTTGCCGTATGTCTTTTGCTTAGACGGAGGCTTCAACTTGGAAGACGCTCTGGCGCAAGGCGACGCGCACGACATGCCGGCGCATTCGGGGCGCAGCAATAGCGGCGGATCAGTGGGTAAGTGGCACGAGTCTCGGCGTTCTAACGCCGTAAGCACCCGTGAAGTTATTTTGAGGAAATTACAATACGTGGAGACGCTTTTTAAGTTTAAACTCCACTCATcgttaaagctcaagtgtcatgccttTAAACattcttaaaggtccactgtcatgaaatgcataatttttagcatgttattaatggaaaaacggcAGTCGGTGtggacccagccgttttttcaccacaaaacgtgattttgacgtatctggctttttgtcactcccgccatgaaaatccgctcgagggatttgttttcgagaagaagtaggaagtgacatacagggcagttttacctgctggaagggagctcgctgttccttcgtgttagccaaaatgccggggcgttgcattgctggacgttgctcgaacactcgggaggatggattcgttcttcctacttttccaaaagatccggtttgttgtgaaaaatggattgcacgggtgcaaaggacgagagctttgtgggttccaaatgacagggaggtgtaCGAAAAAAATAATCGTTGGTGGGGACGTAatccataagtcaggggtgctaaatgtatgCATCGGAAGGCTTTCGTGCACCAGCTGCTggaggacggcctccgcaggccttgtggatcgccgccgTCCTTGTctacaaggccgagccggccgctggccttgtcggccggggcgGCTCGTTGCGGCTGGTTCATCTccaccgcagaagtggatcagacggggaggcggtttggccacgcCGTCGTTGTTCTTATCGCTGCCGTGCAGATGTGGATCGGGCGGATAAGTGGTTtgaccgtgatccgcatatcatctaaaaatggctcaaaacaatagggtaatattgctccgcTAACTTCACTCggctgtgagatgttctctctcttggaaaagagcttctgtgtcatgtctcaaatcatgcatttcatgacagtggacctttaagattCTCACAAAGAAAGAGACGACCTTTGAGGCGTATTTGTGTCTGTTGCTTTTAAAATTCGATGACGGtttgaattgtaattttttttgaatgaccaCTTCAAGTTCATCACAAAATGAAtccaagggattttttttttttttttcccgtgaagCAATCGTAAACCCGCAACCGATACTCTGTGTACCCCCAATGCATGATACTGTCATTTAATGACTCCTTGTAATACTTCCCACGCAGTGCTTTTACTTTCCATTTCGCCAATAATGCGGGGaggtgtctcccccccccccaccccctttctcCAAAACTCTTTTATTCCCCACCTGAAAGCTGAGTCATCCAGGTCAGTTTAATGATTATAATCGAGCTCCTCCCGCGCACTCTGTCATTAGTGGCTTTGCGGGACAAGTTGAAGCAGGTATTAAGGCAGTCATGACGACACATGTATATACAAGGGCATCACAACCTCTTGAATGTTTAGCCTTCAGCCTCgctcaacatcttttttttttttccttttcccgcAGCACATGTTTCTGAAGCCACAGGAGAAGGTAAGCGGACCCCCGTCGGAGCAGCGCTTCGTTCAACGGCCGAGTTTATTGTCAAAGCAGACATCAAACAAAGGCAATTACAGATGGCGTAGTGAACCAAGCCACTGACCAAAATCCAGTTTCCTCATGCTATAAACGCAGCGCGTCATGTGCTGACAGCTAACGGAAACAGCGAACAATATGTTTTGTCATCAAATCGACGTGTAGTATGTCTACgtaatatagagctcgtgcaccgacgtcataaaatcacctgacttttgtttacgtcgccacattgccggtcaagctaagcctagctcaatgctaagtcggttggcgacgacacggaaatatgtcttgtagcacgacggccagagtcttgtccgatattgtcagacatttaaaaggtcaaaataaatgacgctacgtggaaaaaaatagatgaactcggcacagaggacccgtatttaatacCAAAATCGATGTTTCCGCCgataaaaaaattggactgttaattggcttccgcttgtcttggacaactggatctaagCATCGgtctggtgaggaagtcgtcgagatttacacggaaaagtttgaaagcgtagaaaagtctggacgcatatgaatactttgttgctggatctgttctcaatcgagAATAATTCCCACATGGTGTCGGTTTTTCACGGCTCGTGagcgcggaagcgtgttcggccgcacgttaacctttgccggaatccctcgatcttttcagctaatattcaatacaaataccaatatttaaataaatgaccactagttttacacaaacttgcattcatgaactatgattaaaaaaaaaaaaaaagagggcggaGTCATCTCCACAGagtgtacacggaagcgattgcggccacacttaacctccgtaaacctctgcaacagacagttttttttttttttaacacacattgttctcatgtgagccaatttggcattataaatacttcttggtaatttcagattaagaagaataattcctacctgaaatgaagcaatcgtttcacagtcgtgtgtattcggttaggcaccatccatcacgtttatttgccgaaatccatcgatatttttacatcttttcagctggtattccatagatccatctctttgaatatctgtctcgtctgttgtgacaaacaacagcacaacaagtctcggccattgtgaatattttgctctggttcaacatctcccacaatgtcgagcagttCTTTTTGACCTCCAATATGGCGCCGCGAAAATGCTGACGTCGAATGCACGAGCTATATACTGCCCCTTGGTGGCAAAGCAAGGACCAGCACAATGCCCATTGAGTTATGCTACACAAACTGTTTAATTTACAttctattttgaaatgttttaacatGTCATCATAACTGTCAGACTTGTGTCACAAAGAAGTTGAcataactttttcatttttttccattagacGCTGACGTTGAAGGTGAGTTCTCTCCttttataaatgtgtgtgtgtgagaacatAACCGATCATATTTGAACTTCCCGTTAGACCTGCAGCATGAAcgtttcctcatttttttttcattgcacgACACCAGTGCCAAGCAATATCCCGAAATGTACGTCTCAGCAGAGTAGcccaaaacatatttcaaatgacTGATTTTAATCGGGGAATTGCAATCAAGCTGTTTTCCCCCCACAGGTAGCTCAAATTCCCGCGTGCAAATTGCGCAACGCGCGAGTTTCGCTTATCACTGAAGAACTTCAATCCTACGCTTTCCATCCATTCCTTCATTCGTTTTTCCACaccgcgggcatgctggagcctatcccagccgtctcTGGGTGGGACGCGGgacacgccctgaactggtcgccggccaatggTAAGCCACAAAGAAACGAAccaccattcgcactcacacggagaatttagagtcttcgatcAACCTATCAGGCACAATTTTGGACTGGAATACCTGGAGAagacccacacagacacggcgAGAACGTGCATATGCCACATAGActaaggccggatttgaacccacgtcCTCGCGAGTGTGAAGCAGAAGCGCTAACCGGTCGACCGCCGTGCCGCCGCCTACGCTTTCCCTTTCATGGAAAGCATGTTGCAGCAGGCACCGACACATGAGCTAGCATAAACCATTTTGCTACGGGCAAGATTAGTTTGTCTGAGTTTACTGGCTGAAAAGAAGAACTTGGGTCAGTCCCGATAGTGATCCTTCTTATGcctttgtccctttttttttttttttttttttgagcgttCATGTACAGTTTAGCGAAGCACATGACAGTAAACCCCCACTATTCAAGGCTGACAGTGACCAGTGGGGACAGTTTGAACCTTAAATATACCACGAGCTAAGATGCCAAAACACTATTGTTATAATCTCATTTAACATCACGCTAAAAAAgtctttatttgatttatttatcgatttaattttaaaatggtttaatttattttttatttgtattttatttttatttttattttaatttagttaTCTATTTattatctattattattattatctattatttatctatttaattttaaaagcatttaatttatttttcatttgtattttattttacttatcTATTTattatctattattattatctattatttatccatttttaaaatcatttaatttatttgtattgtattttttaattttattttactgatCTATTTattatctattattattattatctatttattacatattatttattcaccacacttattttttatttattatttcttttcattttagattttttttttaattgaaaaaaaaatcccccatcAGAGTGTGTGTGGGGcatcataaatgtttttaaatagacAGTCagcagaagttaaaaaaaaaaaaaaaacacacacacacatcccggTAAAATAATGTGGAACTccgctaacaacccaggctaaactccCCGATTTACAAAGACCTAACAGTAGAGATTAATCACGTCAACATCACTTCCTTGACACAATTTTCTACTTTGCTGTTAGCCagggctttggcgccatctacCCAGATCTCAGGTCATAATTGCAGAATATGCAAAGAGGTGAAATGTCTTCTTATAAGTTTTGAGAGTGCGCAACAGTTTTAAAAACTGCCTTACTGATATTCACAAGAGTTACGGTAGGCGTACAAAAATTGCCGTTTAAGTGTATGTACCATAATCcccgtcctacagagcgcacccggcgataagcctcggtacacagaaagccttgagagtgttagcgcggcgctagcgttaaactctttctgtgtaccgaggcttatgactaggtgcgctaacgctggcgccgcaaaaaccgcagggttgaaagcgtgtggaaaaaaggtcGCTGCTTTTtagccggaaattacggaacAAAGATTCCAAGGTTACAAACGCAAAGAACTAGTTTGCCACGGAGCAAATTGCAGTTAATTTCAAATCattgctagtttttttttataccgcCGCACGTGTGCTACTTTTCAACCATGTGGTAGAaggtatttttttggggaggtttTGTACAACATGAGCGACGCCTACTCAAAACTAGAGAGTCACAGTACCACTCACACTTAATTCCTTCTCTGACTCATCGCGTCAAATAGTTTCCTTTGCGACTTTGTTTCAGTCCCTCACTGACTCCCGTTGTACCCCGAAATCCTTCCTCCCTCGTTTTATTACACTGGAGGCAGAAATGATGACATCCACGTGGCAactaaaacaatttatttgacaCAACAGACCAAATTATGCCGATTAAATATCGAAACCGGCATTAGACGTATCCCGCGACTTGGCACGAACGCCGTTCGGATCCACGTTGTCATGGTAACCAGGACCGCCGTCGATGTTTTTTATGGGCGGTCGTTcggaacggaagatgaatgaatggatcgCAACACAGCGTATGAGAGGTGACTGGGATGCAGAACCGTGaaaatacatac of the Syngnathoides biaculeatus isolate LvHL_M chromosome 14, ASM1980259v1, whole genome shotgun sequence genome contains:
- the si:ch211-39i22.1 gene encoding cytochrome c1 isoform X2 yields the protein MMSYLWILLLFGGLFAERAHTEDDVAPTEFEAVHSTLLPQFEMHPEMDAETAAEDMLPGEPEPTEAGAHQEVMPEANAEDGAEAPAEGEEEGAPQGGDEVAADPELDPVAEEETDAAGEPEPEATLEPEAEQEPEAAAEPQPEAEPEPAAEPAAEPEPEPEAAEEPAAEPGPEAPEEPTTEPQPDTTAAEEAEAEAPESETEPSTQGPADGLEDPESAQDVADVDEDPSASADASHVHEEHGSDDEGAVGANAAAPHDESAHAEMDVDTEIEARVPSDGGFNLEDALAQGDAHDMPAHSGRSNSGGSVAHVSEATGEDADVEESGSGSLAAILCAVAVAVVGAAAGYFTYQKKKLCFKNLHEEQDPEVARKADAGEAQSDPQVLSNLLNSS
- the si:ch211-39i22.1 gene encoding E3 ubiquitin-protein ligase RNF12-B isoform X1, with the translated sequence MMSYLWILLLFGGLFAERAHTEDDVAPTEFEAVHSTLLPQFEMHPEMDAETAAEDMLPGEPEPTEAGAHQEVMPGKEEPEPEAASEAEAEDPAEGESPPEANAEDGAEAPAEGEEEGAPQGGDEVAADPELDPVAEEETDAAGEPEPEATLEPEAEQEPEAAAEPQPEAEPEPAAEPAAEPEPEPEAAEEPAAEPGPEAPEEPTTEPQPDTTAAEEAEAEAPESETEPSTQGPADGLEDPESAQDVADVDEDPSASADASHVHEEHGSDDEGAVGANAAAPHDESAHAEMDVDTEIEARVPSDGGFNLEDALAQGDAHDMPAHSGRSNSGGSVAHVSEATGEDADVEESGSGSLAAILCAVAVAVVGAAAGYFTYQKKKLCFKNLHEEQDPEVARKADAGEAQSDPQVLSNLLNSS
- the si:ch211-39i22.1 gene encoding fibrous sheath CABYR-binding protein isoform X3 yields the protein MHPEMDAETAAEDMLPGEPEPTEAGAHQEVMPGKEEPEPEAASEAEAEDPAEGESPPEANAEDGAEAPAEGEEEGAPQGGDEVAADPELDPVAEEETDAAGEPEPEATLEPEAEQEPEAAAEPQPEAEPEPAAEPAAEPEPEPEAAEEPAAEPGPEAPEEPTTEPQPDTTAAEEAEAEAPESETEPSTQGPADGLEDPESAQDVADVDEDPSASADASHVHEEHGSDDEGAVGANAAAPHDESAHAEMDVDTEIEARVPSDGGFNLEDALAQGDAHDMPAHSGRSNSGGSVAHVSEATGEDADVEESGSGSLAAILCAVAVAVVGAAAGYFTYQKKKLCFKNLHEEQDPEVARKADAGEAQSDPQVLSNLLNSS